A window from Primulina huaijiensis isolate GDHJ02 chromosome 11, ASM1229523v2, whole genome shotgun sequence encodes these proteins:
- the LOC140988321 gene encoding uncharacterized protein, whose amino-acid sequence MVSSLVSCILFLCCILLPFHICNGQGSSIYNVVDFGAIPGGTNDSTQPFHMAWALACGDKSMSTMYVPQGLYLIKAVEFRGPCKNTTMVRIDGTLVAPNDYQDLGNSSSWILFVKVDRLSILGGVLDAKGDGFWACRISGQNCTVGARTITLNWVNDAQLQGLTSINSQLTHVVINSCNDVSVSDLSITAPESSPNTDGIHVQSSTNVTIRNTNISTGDDCISIGPGSSNLWIDQIRCGPGHGVRNIGDSVXGSSSVPQKSVASAFKTGMKGTCSTTATKPAGLPTPAKKKKAGSSSSTQERASSPPPQAESHPPSGKEKTSADPGPSIPQKSKRKISEISATTVSSPEAPEPDDGPITGPSIHPLYTPESVIVGRGPSHLAQKILYQLPSHADATFMSSLGWSDLTRRTCSSIAEGMMYLGELVERANATRSSACHDLRESKALCDQLQATLDEAKATHVKELSESQAQCGELLKEKQELQRLIEDHAKENQKLKEELKNSRAELKDAKARHAAEASSFKEDFLKSEEFVEICGPRAFHYLEVGFEGAVDLFKAQGYPPAGAPTDFISLEDFVASLPPDL is encoded by the exons atGGTTTCCAGCTTGGTGTCTTGCATTTTGTTCCTTTGTTGCATCTTATTGCCTTTCCATATTTGTAATGGACAAGGTTCATCAATTTACAATGTGGTGGACTTTGGTGCCATACCAGGTGGGACGAACGATTCAACTCAACCATTCCATATGGCTTGGGCATTGGCATGCGGCGATAAGAGCATGTCCACGATGTACGTGCCTCAAGGGCTTTATCTGATCAAGGCAGTCGAGTTTCGAGGTCCTTGTAAGAATACGACCATGGTTCGCATTGACGGGACTCTTGTGGCTCCGAATGATTATCAAGACTTGGGAAATTCGAGTTCCTGGATTTTGTTTGTTAAGGTTGATCGGCTTTCGATACTTGGAGGAGTTCTTGATGCTAAGGGTGATGGTTTTTGGGCATGCAGGATCTCAGGTCAGAATTGTACGGTTGGAGCAAGG ACAATAACATTGAATTGGGTCAACGATGCTCAACTCCAAGGCCTAACCTCGATCAATAGCCAACTGACTCACGTGGTGATCAATAGCTGCAACGATGTAAGTGTGAGTGATCTGAGTATTACTGCGCCAGAATCGAGCCCTAACACTGATGGCATCCATGTCCAATCCTCAACTAATGTTACCATCAGAAACACCAATATATCGACCGGTGATGATTGTATCTCGATCGGGCCGGGCTCCTCGAACTTGTGGATCGACCAGATACGATGTGGTCCCGGACATGGAGTCAG aaacattggtgattcagtcNAGGGTTCATCATCAGTACCTCAGAAGTCAGTTGCCTCAGCATTCAAGACGGGGATGAAGGGAACATGCTCTACCACCGCGACAAAACCTGCTGGCCTGCCCACCCCGGCAAAGAAGAAGAAGGCAGGCTCCTCCTCTTCCACTCAGGAGCGAGCCTCCTCCCCACCTCCTCAGGCTGAATCACATCCTCCATCTGGCAAAGAAAAGACATCTGCCGACCCTGGCCCGTCCATTCCACAGAAGAGCAAGCGCAAGATTTCTGAGATCTCGGCCACAACGGTCTCCTCTCCGGAAGCACCCGAGCCGGATGATGGGCCTATCACCGGGCCGAGTATACACCCCTTATACACGCCGGAGTCGGTCATCGTTGGTCGAGGTCCTTCTCATTTAGCTCAGAAGATATTGTATCAGCTTCCTTCCCACGCAGATGCGACGTTCATGAGTTCCCTGGGGTGGTCTGATCTTACTCGCCGGACATGCAGCAGTATCGCTGAG GGCATGATGTACTTAGGGGAGTTGGTGGAGCGTGCCAATGCTACCCGGTCCAGCGCTTGCCATGACTTACGCGAAAGTAAGGCTCTTTGCGACCAACTCCAGGCGACCCTAGATGAAGCGAAAGCGACACACGTTAAGGAGCTTTCCGAGTCCCAAGCTCAATGTGGCGAGCTCTTGAAGGAGAAACAGGAGCTTCAGCGACTGATAGAGGACCACGCCAAAGAGAACCAGAAGCTGAAGGAGGAGTTAAAGAATTCGCGAGCTGAACTTAAAGACGCCAAGGCGCGACATGCTGCAGAAGCGTCCTCCTTCAAAGAAGACTTTCTCAAATCTGAAGAATTCGTTGAGATCTGTGGCCCGAGAGCTTTTCACTACTTGGAGGTGGGTTTTGAAGGTGCAGTTGATCTTTTCAAGGCTCAAGGCTACCCTCCAGCCGGCGCTCCCACTGATTTCATTAGCCTTGAGGACTTTGTAGCGAGTCTCCCTCCTGATCTCTAg
- the LOC140987901 gene encoding DNA-directed RNA polymerases II, IV and V subunit 8B-like translates to MAEFYFDEIIKVHKVDNQVVYDKVSRIIVRSEVEEFYLELDVNKEIYPMLPGEKYRMVITNTLLMDGSAVTGYFPEGKQKSLADKFEYVMHGLLYKMSEVQVKTDDGNSDAKVAVYVSFGGLQLLLRGDPLNVHKFKVDQKLFLLLRKI, encoded by the exons ATGGCGGAGTTTTACTTTGACGAGATAATCAAGGTCCATAAAGTGGATAATCAAGTTGTATATGACAAGG tttCGCGTATCATCGTAAGAAGTGAAGTTGAGGAGTTTTATCTAGAGTTAGATGTGAACAAAGAAATATATCCTATGCTCCCGGGTGAGAAATACCGAATGGTGATAACTAACACTCTGTTGATGGATGGTTCGGCTGTTACAGGCTACTTTCCTGAG GGCAAACAAAAATCACTTGCAGACAAATTTGAGTATGTGATGCATGGCCTTCTGTATAAAATGTCAGAAGTTCAAGTAAAGACTGATGATGGAAACAGTGATGCTAAAGT GGCTGTCTATGTTTCATTTGGAGGCCTTCAATTGCTGCTGAGAGGCGATCCCCTGAATGTGCACAAGTTTAAAGTCGACCAGAAGCTGTTTCTTCTGTTGCGAAAGATATGA